The following are from one region of the Remersonia thermophila strain ATCC 22073 chromosome 6, whole genome shotgun sequence genome:
- a CDS encoding 40S ribosomal protein uS2, which produces MAPANLPSIFNATSTDIEQLLAAQCHIGSKNLSVNMQSYLWKTRADGVNIINIGKTWEKIVLAARIIAAVDNPSDVCVISARPYGQRAVLKFAAHTGAQAIAGRFTPGSFTNYITRSFKEPRILIVTDPRTDAQAIKEASYVNIPVIALCDTDSPTQFVDVAIPTNNKGRHAIGLVWWMLAREVLRLRGTIYNRETPWDVMPDLYFYRDPEAEAEEKVEEEKLPVEEEAAVAVESGFPAGGADWEAAPAAFPAAATGEWSEAQPTWESSAAAATGDWADAAPKESGW; this is translated from the exons ATGGCGCCCGCTAACCTCCCGTCCATCTTCAATGCCACGAGCACTGACATTGAGCAGCTTCTTGCTGCTCAGTGCCACATTGGCTCCAAGAA CCTGTCGGTCAACATGCAGT CCTACCTCTGGAAGACCCGTGCCGACGGTGTGaacatcatcaacatcgGCAAGACCTG GGAGAAGattgtcctcgccgcccgcatcatcgccgccgttgacAACCCGAGCGACGTTTGCGTCATCTCGGCCCGTCCCTATGGCCAGCGTGCCGTCCTCAAGTTCGCCGCCCACACCGGCGCtcaggccatcgccggccgctTCACCCCGGGTTCCTTCACCAACTACATCACCCGGTCGTTCAAGGAGCCCCGCATCCTCATCGTGACGGACCCCCGCACcgacgcccaggccatcaAGGAGGCCTCGTACGTCAACATCCCCGTCATCGCCCTCTGCGACACCGACTCGCCGACCCAgttcgtcgacgtcgccatCCCCACCAACAACAAGGGCCGCCACGCCATTGGTCTGGTCTGGTGGATGCTCGCCCGTGAggtcctccgcctccgcggcaCCATCTACAACCGCGAGACCCCCTGGGATGTCATGCCCGATCTGTACTTCT ACCGCgaccccgaggccgaggccgaggagaaggtcgaggaggagaagctccctgtcgaggaggaggccgctgtcgccgtcgagtCCGGCTTCCctgccggcggtgccgactGGGAGGCTGCCCCGGCTGCCTTCCCGgctgccgccaccggcgagtGGAGCGAGGCTCAGCCTACCTGGGAGTCgagcgctgccgctgccacTGGCGACTGGGCCGATGCTGCCCCCAAGGAGTCCGGCTGGTAG
- a CDS encoding mitochondrial 37S ribosomal protein uS15m — MPPRIPGPQGLRSLTLCLRPTACSLTPSTAAASTPSPSSLLLLPLIQRANLSAKEKKRRMKQDPYGWAQREQRKNANLARRAELEAERKASRGDPVHGVTTPFVASFDSAGQEPTPSADTPAARAVEGAELPTSPHLLNHLLTKEELDGAVEFSRRVTEPVAFGGLSTVSDPTREAEEAAEHAAKHAKATEALRRITDLRNGSAKDRRHANIRRCIETFGRHVTDVKLPNGRKPPGVAGEPEPKPVRAGPDTGSSEVQIAILTAKIRALALKLEDPANKHDKANKRNLRKLCHKRQKLLRYLERKERGSGRWQYLVETLGLTPATYKEQISI; from the exons atgccgcccCGGATACCTGGCCCTCAAGGGCTGCGGAGCCTGACGC TCTGCCTCCGTCCGACCGCTTGCTCTCTGActccctccaccgccgccgcctcgactccctccccttcctccctccttctcctccctctcaTCCAGCGCGCCAACCTCTCCgccaaagaaaagaaacgcCGCATGAAGCAGGACCCCTACGGCTGGGCCCAGCGCGAGCAGCGGAAAaacgccaacctcgcccgccgcgccgagctcgaggccgagcgcaaaGCCAGCCGCGGCGACCCCGTCCACGGCGTCACAACCCCCTTTGTGGCCTCCTTCGAcagcgccggccaggagcccacgccgtccgccgatacgcccgccgcccgcgccgtcgaaGGGGCCGAGCTCCCTACCTCGCCGCACCTGCTCAACCACCTGctcaccaaggaggagctcgacggcgccgtcgagttCTCGCGGCGCGTGACGGAGCCCGTCGCCTTTGGGGGGCTCAGCACCGTCTCCGACCCgacgcgcgaggccgaggaggccgccgagcacgcggCCAAGCACGCAAAGGCcaccgaggcgctgcggcgcaTCACCGACCTGCGCAACGGCAGCGCCAAGGACCGGCGCCACGCCAACATCCGGCGGTGCATCGAGACCTTTGGGCGGCACGTCACGGACGTGAAGCTCCCCAACGGCCGGAAGCCgcccggcgtggccggggagccggagccgaagCCCGTGCGGGCGGGCCCGGACACGGGGAGCAGCGAGGTGCAGATTGCCATCCTGACGGCCAAGATCcgcgcgctggcgctgaAGCTTGAGGATCCGGCCAACAAGCACGACAAGGCGAACAAGCGGAACCTGAGGAAGCTGTGCCACAAGAGGCAGAAGCTGCTGCGGTATCTGGAGCGCAAGGAGCGGGGGAGCGGACGGTGGCAGTACTTGGTGGAGACGTTGGGCTTGACACCGGCGACGTACAAGGAGCAGATCTCGATTTGA